A portion of the Fibrobacter sp. UWT2 genome contains these proteins:
- a CDS encoding IdeS/Mac family cysteine endopeptidase: MLNIKQDFYMAGAIALITLAACSSDSPTTAGSTTIPNATAEVSSSSESPITSSADKIIESSADDVIVSSSNEVTTSSSDNVITSSTNEEINSSSSNNETIGKQDIIFTTTPTAKKAIPQGEVIVYGDENGAHASCSAGKYASTKEYDAKISIADGKTTERTLWLRNFGDACKDILKSFKESCSIGKTVVSQDAACNDNGNLKVFCFATNTDSIGDFNVIMEDFTKQSNKICGSIADGVDSTEYDLPVSEPDSNIKANSGRKFIIAPNTENLEVSDEERTILDSLAKAFPQKSTTDPIDGMTLFIHREAQYNFTTKKERYTIPEEDNPYFCIVDVYQEESGLIRSFTPNSRGTLLATTLLTPNNSIAYLAYGEVYSSVGPAKSLFKEECEATNGSFYDYYPNDGKVAVACAVKNFTGIPFETIVSEQQSLCDNDYKSF, translated from the coding sequence ATGCTAAACATTAAACAGGATTTCTACATGGCGGGAGCAATTGCCCTTATTACGCTTGCAGCCTGCTCCTCGGACAGCCCTACCACGGCGGGCTCCACGACTATTCCGAATGCGACTGCCGAAGTCAGCAGTTCTTCGGAAAGTCCGATTACTAGTTCCGCAGACAAGATAATTGAAAGTTCAGCAGACGATGTAATCGTCAGTTCTTCGAACGAGGTGACAACAAGTTCCTCGGACAATGTAATTACGAGTTCGACAAACGAAGAAATAAATAGCAGTTCCTCGAACAACGAAACCATTGGAAAACAGGACATCATTTTCACCACTACGCCCACAGCAAAAAAAGCAATCCCCCAAGGTGAGGTCATTGTTTACGGTGATGAAAATGGAGCGCACGCATCCTGTTCTGCCGGTAAATACGCCAGCACAAAAGAATACGACGCCAAAATCAGCATTGCAGATGGCAAAACTACAGAAAGAACTCTGTGGCTAAGAAACTTTGGTGATGCATGCAAGGATATTTTAAAATCATTTAAGGAATCCTGCTCTATTGGAAAGACTGTTGTTTCACAGGATGCCGCATGCAACGACAACGGCAATTTAAAGGTATTCTGTTTCGCAACGAATACAGATAGTATAGGTGATTTTAATGTCATCATGGAGGATTTTACAAAGCAATCCAACAAAATTTGCGGCAGTATAGCCGACGGCGTAGACTCAACAGAATATGACCTGCCGGTATCGGAACCCGACTCCAACATCAAGGCAAATTCAGGCAGAAAATTCATCATTGCGCCCAACACAGAAAACCTAGAGGTCTCCGATGAAGAGCGAACAATCTTGGACAGCCTTGCAAAAGCTTTTCCGCAAAAATCCACGACAGACCCAATTGATGGAATGACGCTTTTTATCCATCGTGAAGCACAGTATAACTTTACAACGAAAAAAGAAAGATACACTATCCCCGAAGAAGACAATCCGTACTTCTGCATAGTTGATGTGTATCAAGAAGAATCAGGATTGATTCGTTCATTCACTCCCAATTCACGTGGAACGCTTCTAGCAACGACTCTTCTTACCCCAAACAATTCTATCGCTTACTTGGCCTATGGCGAAGTCTATTCTTCAGTAGGACCAGCCAAGAGCCTATTCAAGGAAGAATGCGAAGCGACTAACGGATCTTTCTATGACTACTACCCCAACGACGGTAAAGTAGCCGTAGCATGCGCGGTAAAGAATTTTACAGGCATTCCTTTCGAGACGATTGTCAGCGAACAGCAAAGCCTGTGCGATAATGATTACAAAAGCTTTTAA